A region of Moorena sp. SIOASIH DNA encodes the following proteins:
- the recF gene encoding DNA replication/repair protein RecF, producing the protein MYLKSLHLRQFRNYRDCLINFDAPKTILLGNNAQGKSNLLEAVELLSTLKSHRSARDRELVLETTPIAEIRATLERTYGSVELGLTLRTQGRRTVALNQESLRRQLDFLGILNAVQFSSLDLELVRGAPERRRAWLDSILTQLEPIYAYILQQYNQVLRQRNALLKKIRKQQQEGGVDESVSKQYNAELGLWDAQLATAGSRVTRRRDRMLKRLAPLAQAWHASISGKTEVLDITYAPNVSLSKDDPDLVKQAFLEKIQQYSIPEFHQGRTLVGPHRDEVQFTINQTPAKSYGSQGQQRTLVLALKLAELKLIEEVVGEPPLLLLDDVLAELDLNRQNLLLDAIQDRFQTLITTTHLGAFDSQWLNSSQILSVQAGEIKRLEA; encoded by the coding sequence ATGTACCTTAAGAGCCTACACCTGCGACAGTTTCGTAACTACAGGGATTGCCTGATCAACTTCGATGCTCCCAAGACAATTTTGCTGGGTAATAATGCTCAGGGGAAATCGAATCTACTGGAGGCAGTAGAGTTGCTCTCTACCCTCAAGAGTCATCGGTCAGCACGCGATCGCGAATTGGTATTAGAAACTACTCCCATTGCGGAGATTCGGGCTACTCTAGAACGAACCTATGGTTCAGTAGAACTAGGATTAACCTTGCGCACTCAAGGACGACGTACTGTTGCTCTCAATCAAGAATCCTTACGTCGCCAGTTGGACTTTTTAGGTATTCTGAATGCGGTACAGTTTTCTAGCCTGGATTTGGAACTGGTGCGAGGAGCACCAGAGCGGCGTCGCGCCTGGCTCGATTCGATTCTGACTCAGCTAGAACCAATTTATGCTTACATTTTGCAGCAATATAACCAGGTATTGCGACAGCGCAATGCTTTGCTGAAAAAAATCCGTAAACAACAACAAGAAGGGGGAGTTGATGAATCTGTATCTAAGCAATACAATGCCGAGCTAGGGTTGTGGGATGCCCAACTGGCTACTGCTGGCTCACGGGTCACCCGCCGTCGAGACAGAATGCTAAAACGGTTAGCTCCTTTAGCCCAAGCATGGCACGCTAGTATTAGTGGCAAGACAGAGGTATTGGATATTACCTATGCCCCTAATGTCAGTCTTTCCAAAGATGACCCAGATCTAGTCAAGCAGGCTTTTTTAGAGAAAATCCAACAGTACTCTATTCCTGAATTTCATCAAGGGAGAACCCTAGTCGGTCCTCACCGGGATGAAGTACAGTTTACCATTAATCAGACTCCAGCCAAGTCCTATGGTTCTCAGGGTCAACAGCGAACGTTGGTGTTAGCGCTTAAGTTAGCAGAATTGAAGCTGATTGAAGAGGTGGTGGGAGAGCCACCTCTGTTGTTACTCGATGATGTATTAGCTGAATTAGACTTGAATCGGCAAAATTTACTGTTGGATGCTATTCAGGACCGGTTTCAGACTTTGATTACTACTACTCACTTGGGAGCCTTTGATTCCCAATGGCTGAATTCGTCTCAGATTCTTTCAGTGCAAGCAGGAGAAATTAAAAGGTTGGAAGCTTGA